A single Micromonospora luteifusca DNA region contains:
- a CDS encoding MmgE/PrpD family protein, with translation MTSHDKPIAHLLARFAADQRANPMLVERFGEDIHGRIVDVLGNSLAATTTAVFPVTSTVVRTWGGAPHATAIGLNQRVPTASATFHNGTLAHALDFDDTHLPSVLHPSASVIPAVIATAEAVDASYDALVAAAAVGIEITNRLGMAGYDEALGNSVFFERGLHATSICGTLGSAVAVAMLLGGDQDVIGHAIGIAASMGAGLLEANRTGGTVKKVHCGWAAHAGTVAAELAVAGLTGPPTVLEGRFGFLQAHCGDRVDLAALTDDLGTGWTLGDVGFKPYPCNIYTHPVIDAALMLRERGITADQLDWVEAGVAKPTLRTIAEPPEKKASPTTGYEAQFSGPYAFAAAMLGGGGLGVGLQDFTDAAAVEPQRRALAGRVRMVESDTATAAFPRRISCVLRYGTQQGQEGEIAIPVNRGFGARTLTADEHLMKFRSNASTALPAPQVEALEKALQRLPQTSMTDLMSGLRELSPSHGSPDRKGY, from the coding sequence ATGACCTCCCACGACAAACCGATCGCGCACCTTCTCGCCCGATTTGCCGCGGACCAGCGCGCCAACCCCATGCTGGTGGAGCGGTTCGGCGAAGACATCCACGGCCGGATCGTCGACGTTCTCGGTAACTCCCTCGCGGCCACTACCACAGCCGTGTTCCCGGTGACCTCGACCGTCGTGCGCACCTGGGGCGGCGCCCCACACGCCACCGCGATCGGGCTCAACCAGCGTGTGCCGACCGCCTCCGCGACTTTCCACAACGGAACCCTCGCCCACGCCCTCGACTTCGACGACACCCACCTGCCGTCGGTCCTACACCCCAGCGCCTCGGTCATTCCGGCGGTGATTGCCACCGCCGAAGCCGTGGACGCCTCTTACGACGCCCTCGTGGCGGCCGCGGCGGTCGGGATCGAGATCACCAACCGGCTCGGCATGGCAGGCTACGACGAGGCACTCGGCAACTCCGTCTTCTTCGAACGCGGCCTGCACGCGACCTCGATCTGCGGCACCCTCGGATCCGCCGTCGCGGTGGCGATGCTGCTCGGAGGCGACCAGGACGTCATCGGGCACGCGATCGGGATCGCGGCGAGCATGGGCGCCGGCCTGCTGGAGGCCAACCGCACCGGCGGCACGGTGAAAAAGGTCCACTGCGGATGGGCTGCCCACGCAGGCACGGTGGCGGCCGAACTGGCCGTTGCCGGGCTCACTGGCCCGCCCACCGTGCTCGAGGGACGGTTCGGTTTCCTGCAGGCTCACTGCGGTGACCGGGTCGACCTCGCCGCCCTGACCGACGACCTGGGGACCGGCTGGACGCTGGGCGATGTCGGCTTCAAGCCGTACCCCTGCAATATCTACACGCACCCGGTGATCGATGCCGCGCTCATGCTCCGCGAGCGAGGCATCACCGCCGACCAACTCGACTGGGTCGAGGCCGGAGTCGCCAAGCCCACGTTGCGGACCATCGCCGAACCGCCGGAGAAGAAGGCCAGTCCGACCACCGGCTACGAGGCCCAGTTCAGCGGGCCCTACGCCTTCGCAGCCGCGATGCTCGGGGGCGGTGGGCTCGGGGTGGGCCTGCAGGACTTTACCGACGCCGCCGCGGTTGAGCCACAGCGGCGGGCGCTCGCGGGACGTGTACGCATGGTCGAATCGGACACCGCCACCGCCGCCTTCCCCCGAAGGATCTCCTGCGTCCTGCGCTACGGCACGCAGCAGGGCCAGGAGGGGGAGATCGCAATCCCAGTCAACCGCGGTTTCGGCGCTCGCACGCTCACCGCCGACGAGCACCTCATGAAGTTCCGCTCCAACGCCTCGACCGCACTGCCGGCGCCGCAGGTGGAGGCGCTCGAAAAGGCGCTCCAGCGGCTCCCACAGACGTCGATGACCGACCTCATGTCGGGCCTTCGCGAGCTTTCCCCCAGTCACGGGTCACCGGACAGAAAAGGCTACTGA
- a CDS encoding cyclase family protein, protein MTASPALASVLASLSAGKVYDLAQTLQTGMACSPNHPGFRMALQRRHGDQNRADGTSSASELIVTGGHVGTHIDALSHFSDAGCLHGGVDAAAAQQTGRFTKHGAETIPPFLRRGVLLDVAATAGVEVLAPGVSVDAATLQTTAAAAGVEVRAGDVVLVRTGWSRYFADPQRFLGLHDGVPGITTDAAAWLADTGVVAVGGDTTSVEQIPAGQGHSLLPVHRLLLVERGIYLIEMLDLEKLAADNVAEFLFVAIPLKIFGGTGSPLRPLAVTAQ, encoded by the coding sequence GTGACCGCGAGTCCCGCCCTAGCGTCTGTCCTGGCAAGCCTGTCCGCCGGCAAGGTCTACGACCTCGCCCAGACTCTGCAGACCGGGATGGCCTGCTCACCCAACCACCCCGGCTTCCGGATGGCGCTGCAACGCCGCCACGGTGACCAGAACCGCGCCGACGGCACCTCCTCGGCCAGCGAACTCATCGTTACCGGTGGGCACGTCGGCACCCACATCGACGCGCTCTCCCACTTCTCCGACGCGGGATGCCTGCACGGAGGAGTTGATGCGGCAGCCGCCCAGCAGACCGGTCGGTTCACCAAGCACGGCGCCGAAACCATCCCACCGTTCCTGCGCCGAGGTGTGTTGCTGGACGTCGCGGCAACTGCCGGCGTCGAAGTCCTCGCCCCCGGAGTATCGGTCGACGCCGCCACTTTGCAGACCACGGCCGCCGCTGCCGGCGTCGAGGTACGCGCCGGCGACGTCGTGCTTGTCCGCACCGGCTGGTCCCGTTACTTCGCCGACCCGCAACGGTTCCTCGGCCTCCACGACGGCGTACCCGGCATCACGACCGACGCGGCCGCCTGGCTCGCCGACACCGGTGTGGTGGCCGTTGGCGGCGACACCACATCGGTTGAACAGATCCCCGCCGGGCAGGGGCATTCGCTGTTGCCTGTGCACCGGTTGCTCCTCGTCGAACGCGGCATCTACCTCATCGAGATGCTCGACCTCGAAAAGCTCGCGGCCGACAACGTCGCGGAGTTCCTGTTCGTCGCGATTCCGCTGAAGATCTTCGGCGGCACGGGATCGCCCCTGCGTCCGCTGGCGGTGACGGCACAATGA
- a CDS encoding ABC transporter substrate-binding protein, with translation MSTLLPESVQEAGILTIATDAQLPPNNFVGPDGKTIIGVSVDMGNAVAKALGVKAKFVNTKFASLITGLQAGRYDIAISGVTDTAERQKQVDFVDFIESGQVFIVPKGNPGKVDSQDAMCGKTLSLVTGTISVDLAEAQSAKCVQAGQGQVTILKFPTVADALLQLTNGRADANIANLGKAAYQSKESGGKLEVAGKPFATSYDAVAVKKGDKEMIAALQYGFEQIIKDGTYQKILEKWDVQDSAVDKVVVNGGDSLEGSTS, from the coding sequence GTGAGCACCCTGCTGCCCGAGAGCGTTCAGGAGGCGGGAATCCTGACCATCGCCACGGACGCCCAACTTCCGCCCAACAACTTCGTCGGCCCGGACGGCAAGACCATCATCGGCGTGAGCGTCGACATGGGCAACGCAGTCGCCAAGGCGCTCGGCGTGAAGGCGAAGTTCGTCAACACGAAGTTCGCCTCCCTGATCACGGGCCTGCAGGCCGGCCGCTACGACATCGCGATATCCGGCGTCACCGACACCGCCGAACGGCAGAAGCAGGTCGACTTCGTCGACTTCATCGAGTCGGGTCAGGTCTTCATCGTCCCGAAGGGAAACCCCGGCAAGGTCGACTCCCAGGACGCCATGTGCGGAAAGACCCTCAGCCTGGTCACCGGCACCATCTCCGTGGACCTCGCCGAGGCCCAGTCGGCCAAGTGCGTCCAGGCGGGCCAGGGGCAGGTCACGATCCTGAAGTTCCCGACGGTTGCCGACGCCCTTCTGCAGCTGACGAACGGACGGGCTGACGCCAACATCGCCAACCTCGGGAAGGCCGCCTACCAGTCGAAGGAGTCCGGCGGGAAGCTCGAAGTCGCCGGGAAGCCGTTCGCGACCTCATACGACGCGGTCGCGGTGAAGAAGGGCGACAAAGAGATGATCGCCGCGCTGCAGTACGGCTTCGAACAGATCATTAAGGACGGCACCTACCAGAAGATCCTGGAGAAGTGGGACGTCCAGGACAGCGCCGTGGACAAGGTCGTCGTCAACGGCGGCGACTCGCTGGAGGGGAGCACCAGCTGA
- a CDS encoding pyridoxal-phosphate-dependent aminotransferase family protein gives MRLRVPGPTPVPPRVLRALGQQVIYHRSSEFKELLHDTAAMLQPLFGTRTANPIVLTSSGTGALEAVLANSLRPGDRVLTLDNGHWGARFGRLATSLGASVEALSSSWGGGADAEALRRRLSAPDGGEFVAVLVAHNDTFTGAVTDLAAISDVVRDTSALLVVDAVSSLGCLPIEVDAWGLDLVVSASQKGLMCPPGLALVTASEKAWRRIDKVDPRGEYFDLRRARDMAAQGQATFTPAVNLVRALHEALRMVHETGLTQTFARQAHLGRALAAGVAELGLSLYPNADVASPCVSVLRVPEGVDAAKIVATMRDRYGTQIAGARRSRLDGTVIRVGTMGYCRPDDIRLDVWQLAGAVQEQGHVVDVATAIAATERELEEVAA, from the coding sequence ATGCGACTTCGGGTTCCGGGACCAACTCCAGTCCCACCACGGGTGCTACGGGCACTGGGCCAGCAGGTGATCTATCACCGCAGTTCGGAGTTCAAGGAGCTCCTCCACGACACGGCGGCCATGTTGCAGCCGCTTTTCGGGACCAGGACGGCCAACCCGATCGTGCTCACGTCGTCCGGGACCGGCGCCCTGGAGGCCGTGCTCGCCAACAGTCTGCGACCTGGCGACCGGGTGCTCACCCTCGACAACGGTCACTGGGGGGCACGCTTCGGCCGCCTCGCCACCTCGCTCGGCGCGTCCGTTGAAGCGCTGTCCTCCTCCTGGGGCGGTGGCGCCGATGCCGAGGCACTGCGTCGGCGTCTGTCCGCTCCGGATGGTGGAGAGTTCGTCGCCGTCCTGGTGGCACACAACGACACCTTCACCGGGGCGGTCACGGACCTGGCCGCGATCAGCGACGTCGTACGGGACACCTCGGCCCTGCTGGTCGTTGACGCCGTGTCCAGCCTCGGCTGCCTCCCGATCGAGGTGGACGCCTGGGGTTTGGACCTGGTCGTCTCTGCCTCGCAGAAGGGTCTGATGTGCCCGCCAGGGCTTGCCCTGGTGACTGCCTCGGAGAAGGCCTGGAGGCGCATCGACAAGGTAGATCCGCGCGGGGAGTACTTCGACCTGCGCCGAGCGCGTGACATGGCGGCGCAGGGACAGGCGACCTTCACCCCGGCCGTCAACCTCGTCCGGGCCCTGCACGAGGCGCTGAGGATGGTGCACGAGACCGGGCTCACCCAGACCTTCGCGCGACAGGCTCACCTGGGCCGAGCACTGGCGGCTGGCGTCGCTGAACTCGGGCTGTCGCTGTATCCCAACGCCGACGTTGCGTCGCCCTGCGTCAGCGTGCTCCGCGTGCCAGAGGGAGTCGACGCCGCCAAGATCGTCGCCACGATGCGCGACCGTTATGGCACGCAGATCGCAGGCGCTCGCCGTTCTCGGCTCGACGGAACCGTCATCCGGGTCGGGACCATGGGCTACTGCCGACCCGACGACATCCGCCTGGACGTCTGGCAGCTCGCCGGCGCCGTACAGGAGCAGGGGCACGTGGTGGACGTAGCCACAGCCATCGCCGCCACGGAGCGCGAGCTTGAGGAGGTCGCAGCATGA
- a CDS encoding amino acid ABC transporter permease translates to MAAQNEIRAKPVPRPGLWALTVVAVLVAAFLAWTFASSPNVHWDVIANYQFADAILQGLLVTLKLAVICEITGLLLGIGLAVMRLSSSRVLSWLSGIYVWVFRSVPLLVQLVLWFNLGLLFPHIGISGTSFVVETNDIITGFVAAILGLTLHEAAYNAEIVRGGIAAVDRGQVEAAQALGMNRALLLRRVVLPQALRVIVPPAGNQFISLLKNTSLVAFIAGGDLLSTAQNIYSGNFEIIALLIVASLWYLLLVSITSFLQGRLERHIGRSSAHSTKPRRDEPAPAAVAGA, encoded by the coding sequence ATGGCTGCCCAGAATGAGATCCGCGCGAAACCGGTCCCGCGGCCCGGACTGTGGGCGCTGACGGTGGTCGCAGTGCTGGTCGCGGCGTTCCTCGCCTGGACGTTCGCTTCCAGTCCCAACGTGCACTGGGACGTCATCGCGAATTACCAGTTCGCCGACGCCATCCTGCAGGGCCTGCTGGTGACGCTGAAGCTGGCGGTGATCTGCGAGATCACCGGTCTGCTGCTTGGAATCGGACTCGCCGTGATGCGGCTGTCGAGCAGCCGGGTGCTGTCCTGGCTGAGTGGAATCTACGTCTGGGTCTTTCGCAGCGTCCCCCTGCTCGTGCAGCTCGTCCTCTGGTTCAACCTCGGGCTGCTGTTCCCACACATCGGCATCTCAGGTACGTCGTTCGTCGTCGAGACCAACGACATCATCACCGGATTCGTCGCCGCGATCCTGGGCCTGACGCTGCACGAGGCGGCCTACAACGCCGAAATCGTCCGCGGCGGCATCGCGGCTGTCGACCGGGGCCAGGTGGAGGCCGCGCAGGCCCTCGGTATGAACCGAGCGCTCCTGCTACGCCGGGTGGTGCTTCCCCAGGCACTTCGAGTAATCGTGCCGCCCGCCGGCAACCAGTTCATCTCCTTACTCAAGAACACCTCGCTCGTGGCGTTCATCGCCGGGGGAGACCTGCTCTCGACCGCGCAGAATATCTACTCCGGGAACTTCGAGATCATCGCTCTGCTCATCGTCGCCAGCCTGTGGTATCTCCTGCTGGTCTCGATCACCTCATTCCTGCAGGGCCGCCTGGAACGGCACATCGGGCGGTCTTCGGCGCATTCGACCAAGCCACGGCGGGACGAACCCGCGCCGGCTGCGGTGGCCGGTGCCTGA
- a CDS encoding recombinase family protein — protein sequence MNCVAAGLIAQATANHVPCPSAHDRARNRHRSGIAWSKSAVRVILTNPRYTGRQVWNKQRTDEVLLDVDDVAMGHTGVMRWNARDKWVVSKDITHEPLIDDATFEQAQAILQRRGRGTGGQHVRQRTRDPYVFRGMLYCAACDRRMQGQYNHGDAYYRCRFPQEYALANQVEHPSNVYLREDALTDPIDTWLASAFAPHHIETTITAMTEAQPLDHSPTAGTAAQTIITECDAKLERYRAALDAGADPAVVTGWIAQTQAERARAEADLRANTGTAPRRMSRAEITTLVNALGDITAVLRGADPADKAEVYRQLGLRLNYQPETQTVRAAIDLSAHRGVMVRVRGGIRTLARIICAPLWVRMLIGYGMARIGPIPKIHITVREHEWQLGHIGPHALRSGSPRHRLAKMNVQLSPMAAQSGVGEPPLRISAFGALQPVDVPAAVAVGFFGAQCTRFTALVRCLRWSAGRRRLGPPGARDLLRHVEYVKRPAAASVSCCGGRQVVKGCVDHGPTHAESIAVWSMADLHLGVGMHEVAVFAEFSSETADVGLYPLFMVGGLDQLMQGPLVERLLCVGRAGLDGVEENAFQKATEHDDRAGVGTVAVADTCLVEPTFKDDREVGVADDVCHGHVEHDVW from the coding sequence ATGAACTGCGTAGCCGCCGGCCTCATTGCCCAGGCCACCGCCAACCACGTGCCTTGCCCATCGGCACACGACCGGGCCCGCAATCGGCACCGTAGCGGCATCGCCTGGTCCAAGAGCGCCGTCCGCGTCATCCTCACCAACCCCCGCTACACGGGACGGCAGGTGTGGAACAAGCAACGCACCGACGAGGTGCTACTCGACGTCGACGACGTGGCAATGGGCCACACCGGCGTCATGCGCTGGAACGCCCGCGACAAGTGGGTGGTTTCCAAGGACATCACCCATGAGCCACTCATCGACGACGCGACCTTCGAGCAGGCCCAAGCGATACTGCAACGACGCGGACGGGGAACCGGCGGACAACACGTCCGGCAGCGCACCCGCGACCCGTACGTCTTCCGGGGCATGCTCTACTGCGCCGCCTGCGACCGACGCATGCAGGGCCAGTACAACCACGGCGACGCCTACTACCGCTGCCGCTTCCCGCAGGAATACGCCCTCGCCAACCAAGTTGAGCATCCCAGCAACGTGTACCTGCGCGAGGATGCCCTCACCGACCCGATCGACACCTGGCTGGCCTCCGCCTTCGCACCCCACCACATCGAAACAACGATCACCGCGATGACCGAAGCCCAGCCCTTAGATCATTCGCCCACAGCGGGCACAGCAGCTCAGACGATCATCACCGAGTGCGACGCCAAGTTGGAGCGCTACCGCGCCGCCCTCGACGCTGGAGCCGACCCGGCGGTGGTCACCGGCTGGATCGCGCAGACCCAGGCCGAACGCGCCCGTGCGGAGGCAGACCTCCGCGCGAACACGGGCACCGCCCCGCGCAGGATGAGCCGAGCAGAAATCACGACCCTGGTGAACGCGCTCGGCGACATCACCGCCGTGCTCCGCGGCGCCGACCCCGCCGACAAGGCCGAGGTCTACCGGCAACTCGGTCTCCGGCTGAACTACCAGCCCGAAACGCAAACGGTGCGCGCTGCGATCGACCTCAGCGCGCACCGTGGGGTTATGGTTCGTGTCCGAGGGGGGATTCGAACTCTTGCACGCATCATTTGTGCACCATTGTGGGTGCGCATGCTGATAGGTTACGGCATGGCCAGGATTGGTCCAATCCCCAAAATCCACATCACTGTGCGTGAGCATGAATGGCAGCTCGGACACATTGGGCCACATGCCTTGCGCAGCGGCTCGCCCCGTCATCGACTGGCCAAGATGAATGTGCAGCTATCCCCTATGGCCGCTCAATCAGGCGTCGGCGAGCCGCCGCTAAGAATTTCTGCCTTTGGCGCGCTTCAGCCGGTCGACGTGCCGGCAGCCGTAGCGGTCGGATTCTTCGGCGCTCAGTGCACGAGGTTCACCGCCCTCGTTCGATGTCTGCGCTGGTCAGCCGGCCGACGACGGCTGGGGCCCCCTGGCGCACGGGATCTCTTGAGGCATGTCGAGTACGTCAAGCGGCCAGCCGCAGCCTCGGTGTCATGTTGCGGTGGCCGCCAAGTCGTTAAGGGCTGCGTTGATCACGGGCCAACACATGCTGAGAGTATCGCGGTCTGGAGCATGGCCGATCTTCACCTGGGCGTTGGGATGCACGAGGTTGCGGTATTCGCGGAGTTTTCCAGCGAAACCGCGGACGTCGGCTTGTATCCACTTTTCATGGTGGGCGGTCTCGATCAGCTCATGCAGGGTCCACTTGTCGAGAGGCTTTTGTGCGTTGGGCGTGCGGGCCTTGACGGCGTCGAGGAGAACGCCTTCCAGAAGGCTACCGAGCATGATGATCGCGCTGGCGTAGGCACCGTTGCGGTCGCAGATACGTGCCTCGTTGAGCCGACTTTCAAGGACGATCGCGAGGTCGGCGTCGCGGACGATGTCTGCCATGGCCACGTGGAGCATGACGTCTGGTGA
- a CDS encoding RraA family protein produces MSGTPGFRITSAWTRPNPTTVAAFADVPSPNIGDAMNRLGVVDPRIQAVWPGARCAGSALPVWTRAGDNLMIHKAIDMAEPGDVIVVNGQGDLTRALFGELMAHSAAALGVGGLVFDGAVRDVASLAELRLPVFAVGVSPAGPFKQGPGEIGRPVAIGGVVCAPGDLVVADADGVVIVPHQDVDSVLAEAQAIQQREAKRLQEIRGGSPRRAGIDEELIRRGVLGKAS; encoded by the coding sequence ATGAGCGGAACGCCGGGATTTCGCATCACCTCAGCGTGGACCCGACCCAACCCCACCACCGTCGCCGCCTTCGCCGACGTGCCGTCGCCCAACATCGGCGACGCCATGAACCGGCTCGGCGTGGTCGATCCGCGCATCCAGGCCGTCTGGCCAGGTGCACGATGCGCTGGGTCGGCCCTGCCGGTTTGGACCCGGGCCGGCGACAACCTGATGATCCATAAGGCCATCGACATGGCCGAGCCAGGTGACGTGATCGTCGTCAACGGCCAAGGAGACCTCACCCGTGCCCTGTTCGGAGAACTGATGGCGCACAGCGCCGCCGCGCTCGGCGTGGGTGGCCTGGTCTTCGACGGAGCCGTCCGCGACGTCGCGTCCCTGGCGGAGCTGCGGCTGCCCGTGTTCGCCGTCGGCGTGAGCCCGGCCGGTCCCTTCAAGCAGGGGCCTGGCGAGATTGGGCGACCGGTCGCCATCGGCGGCGTGGTCTGCGCTCCGGGCGACCTCGTCGTGGCCGACGCGGACGGCGTGGTCATCGTCCCCCACCAGGACGTCGACTCCGTGCTCGCCGAAGCACAGGCGATCCAGCAACGGGAGGCCAAACGCCTTCAGGAGATCCGGGGCGGCTCGCCCCGACGAGCCGGCATCGACGAGGAACTGATCCGGCGCGGCGTACTCGGGAAGGCATCGTGA